Proteins found in one Streptomyces sp. CB09001 genomic segment:
- a CDS encoding MOSC domain-containing protein, giving the protein MRLLSVNLGRAKAVPYTDQPEGVTGIDKRPADGPVRVAAPGSKGFGASGLAGDTVCDTRHHGGTDQAVYAMAREDLDDWGHALGRELPNGSFGENLTTTGLDLAGALIGERWRVGPELLLEVTSGRIPCRTFQGHMGEQRWVKRFTEKGAPGAYFRVLEAGEIRAGDPVRIVHRPAHEVTVALQFRAVTTQRDLLPRLLAAGDALHPEALASARKYVAQYGARAKRTGSVRSHDPAP; this is encoded by the coding sequence ATGAGGCTCCTGTCCGTCAATCTGGGGCGCGCGAAGGCCGTGCCGTACACGGACCAGCCCGAGGGCGTCACCGGCATCGACAAGCGGCCGGCCGACGGGCCCGTGCGGGTGGCGGCACCCGGATCGAAGGGGTTCGGGGCGAGTGGCCTGGCCGGCGACACCGTCTGCGACACGCGGCACCACGGCGGCACCGACCAGGCGGTCTACGCGATGGCGCGCGAGGACCTGGACGACTGGGGACACGCGCTGGGCCGCGAGCTGCCGAACGGCTCGTTCGGCGAGAACCTCACCACCACGGGCCTGGACCTCGCCGGTGCCCTCATCGGCGAGCGCTGGCGGGTCGGTCCCGAGCTGCTCCTCGAGGTGACGTCCGGGCGCATCCCCTGCCGCACCTTCCAGGGCCACATGGGTGAACAGCGCTGGGTGAAGCGCTTCACGGAGAAGGGTGCGCCGGGCGCCTACTTCCGCGTCCTGGAAGCCGGTGAGATCCGGGCGGGCGATCCGGTGCGGATCGTGCACCGGCCCGCGCACGAGGTGACGGTGGCCCTGCAGTTCCGCGCGGTGACGACCCAGCGGGACCTGCTCCCCCGGCTGCTCGCGGCGGGCGACGCGCTGCACCCGGAGGCGTTGGCGTCGGCGCGGAAGTACGTGGCGCAGTACGGCGCCCGAGCGAAGCGGACCGGCTCGGTCCGCAGCCACGATCCCGCGCCCTAA